One Synechococcus sp. PROS-9-1 DNA window includes the following coding sequences:
- a CDS encoding carbamoyl-phosphate synthase, whose amino-acid sequence MQRSLRLSLSLSGVAALALSNGALLPAIAQDGGGADDLGVMEINLKDAVQFNWGFQGALQGAGTPNQAGIGGFLPLSVGENSVFFADVLLNANFADYGNDSSIINTEVAGTTISTSSRLGYRWLNGDRSWMYGLNAGYDSRPMNTGGTDTVINVSGTEKSAFFQQVAVNAEAVSNDWNFNAYALIPVGDTEQQLNRAYQGGALDTYGLDVGYFITPAVNASVGYYYQHGDLGTADGSGVLGRLAYEMTSGVTAGVKLSYDEAFDTRVSADIKVRFGGPKTTSQRKQVQQLPVVNVLTSTPRNRTIRIHDASYDVSKCWKYETNETTLDKNYSTETCSNYSTGYESASSA is encoded by the coding sequence ATGCAACGTTCCTTACGCCTGTCGTTATCGCTGAGCGGTGTTGCTGCGCTGGCACTCTCTAACGGCGCTCTGCTGCCTGCCATTGCTCAAGACGGTGGCGGTGCAGATGATCTTGGGGTGATGGAGATCAACCTCAAGGATGCTGTTCAGTTCAACTGGGGTTTCCAGGGGGCACTGCAAGGAGCAGGAACACCGAATCAAGCAGGCATCGGTGGCTTCTTGCCTCTCTCTGTTGGCGAGAACAGTGTGTTCTTTGCTGATGTGCTGCTTAATGCAAACTTTGCTGATTACGGCAATGACAGCAGCATCATCAATACAGAAGTTGCTGGCACCACAATCAGCACCTCATCAAGGCTTGGTTATCGCTGGTTGAATGGTGATCGCTCTTGGATGTACGGGCTAAATGCTGGTTATGACAGCCGCCCGATGAATACAGGTGGAACTGATACAGTCATCAATGTGAGCGGCACAGAGAAGAGTGCTTTCTTCCAGCAGGTCGCAGTCAATGCTGAAGCAGTTTCTAATGATTGGAACTTCAATGCCTATGCCTTGATTCCTGTTGGTGATACAGAGCAGCAGCTAAATAGAGCCTATCAAGGCGGGGCGCTTGATACCTATGGCCTGGATGTTGGTTATTTCATCACTCCAGCCGTTAATGCTTCTGTTGGTTATTACTACCAACATGGTGATCTAGGAACAGCAGATGGTTCCGGCGTACTCGGGCGCTTGGCTTATGAAATGACAAGTGGCGTCACAGCAGGAGTAAAGCTCTCCTACGACGAAGCATTCGACACTCGTGTGTCTGCAGACATCAAGGTTCGTTTTGGTGGTCCAAAGACAACATCACAGCGGAAACAAGTTCAACAGCTACCTGTTGTTAATGTGCTAACATCAACACCAAGAAATAGAACTATTCGAATTCATGATGCTTCGTACGATGTAAGCAAATGCTGGAAATACGA
- a CDS encoding cupin domain-containing protein, translating into MKNQDIKFWRVWVNDQGKSCQTLQSLSGHKQSVFAEGAAPIWSALHYSGSAKLITLILMPGEIGEWHENPMPQWIIPLRGRWRVETMDGVIVDMGPGDISFGGDQGTNNRKGHRSWAVGVTPAELLLIQVLDPPPWNHCD; encoded by the coding sequence GTGAAAAATCAAGATATAAAGTTTTGGCGTGTATGGGTCAACGATCAAGGAAAAAGTTGTCAGACCCTTCAATCGCTCTCGGGTCATAAGCAATCAGTGTTTGCTGAGGGAGCGGCTCCAATCTGGAGTGCACTGCACTACAGCGGTAGTGCCAAATTAATCACGTTAATTCTGATGCCGGGAGAAATTGGTGAGTGGCATGAAAATCCAATGCCACAATGGATCATTCCCCTCCGTGGACGCTGGAGAGTGGAGACGATGGATGGAGTAATCGTAGACATGGGGCCTGGAGATATCAGCTTTGGTGGTGATCAGGGAACCAATAACAGAAAAGGACATCGCTCTTGGGCAGTAGGAGTAACACCTGCTGAGCTTCTATTGATTCAAGTACTAGACCCTCCTCCTTGGAATCATTGTGATTGA
- a CDS encoding PAS domain S-box protein — protein sequence MSNSWTPGAVDALRQQHNLPFVRTDEQGQVVEFNDRFRLIYGWDDGLVGQTIGMILPASFRELHHAGFSRFKLTETSKLVNHPLELATICSDGAEIRSEHFIVAERSDAGGWSFAATLRPLEGPHAC from the coding sequence ATGTCAAATTCCTGGACCCCTGGCGCGGTTGATGCTTTAAGGCAGCAACACAATCTCCCTTTTGTTCGAACGGATGAGCAGGGTCAGGTGGTTGAGTTCAACGACCGCTTTCGCCTGATTTATGGCTGGGACGATGGCTTAGTGGGGCAAACGATTGGGATGATCCTGCCCGCATCCTTCCGTGAACTTCATCATGCAGGCTTCTCTCGCTTCAAACTCACTGAGACGTCAAAGCTTGTCAATCACCCCCTCGAGTTGGCGACCATATGTAGTGATGGAGCTGAGATTCGTAGTGAACATTTCATCGTTGCTGAACGCAGTGATGCGGGTGGATGGAGCTTTGCGGCAACGCTGAGGCCCCTGGAAGGCCCCCATGCTTGCTGA